A region of Hippoglossus stenolepis isolate QCI-W04-F060 chromosome 7, HSTE1.2, whole genome shotgun sequence DNA encodes the following proteins:
- the LOC118112684 gene encoding LOW QUALITY PROTEIN: nucleoside diphosphate kinase homolog 5 (The sequence of the model RefSeq protein was modified relative to this genomic sequence to represent the inferred CDS: inserted 1 base in 1 codon): protein MEPNSYPRIYVERTLALIKPDAIHRSEEIEDVILKSGFAVLQKRKLQLSPEQCSDFYADQFGKFFFPNLTAFMSSGPIIALALARSNAVAYWKILMGPVNSPKARETHPECLRAKYGTCDLKNALHGSESFHAAEREIKFMFPNSVIEPLPPREETEEYLSKYVNPTLVRGLTQLCKHKPLNPCVWLADWLIKHCPNKPQICDGAAVEXQEEREEYITSDYSSDPEWPAIRASQTLSGTLFDATLENVLRVASCVRRA, encoded by the exons ATGGAACCGAACTCATATCCTCGCATTTACGTAGAGAGAACCCTGGCTCTCATTAAACCAGACGCCATCCACAGAAGTGAGGAGATCGAAGACGTTATCCTCAAATCGGGATTCGCTGTGTTGCAG AAGCGGAAGCTGCAGCTAAGTCCAGAGCAATGCAGCGACTTCTACGCAGACCAGTTTGGGAAGTTCTTCTTTCCCAACTTGACTGCCTTCATGAGCTCTGGCCCCATCATCGCCCTGGCGCTGGCCCGCAGCAATGCTGTTGCATACTGGAAGATCCTCATGGGGCCTGTCAACAGCCCCAAGGCTCGAGAAACTCACCCAGAATG ccTTAGAGCAAAGTATGGCACTTGTGACCTGAAGAACGCACTCCACGGCAGTGAGTCATTTCATGCAGCTGAGAGGGAGATCAAATTCATGTTCCCAAACT ctgttaTTGAGCCCCTTCCTCCGagagaagaaactgaagaaTACCTGAGCAAGTATGTGAACCCAACTCTGGTTCGAGGGCTCACTCAGCTCTGCAAGCACAAGCCACTCAACCCCTGT GTTTGGCTAGCTGACTGGCTGATCAAACACTGTCCCAACAAGCCTCAAATATGTGATGGAGCAGCTGTGG ggcaggaagaaagagaagaatacATAACATCAGATT ATTCGTCAGATCCAGAGTGGCCTGCGATCCGAGCCAGTCAAACGCTGAGTGGAACATTATTCGACGCAACGTTGGAAAATGTGCTCCGAGTCGCTTCCTGTGTGAGGAGGGCGTGA
- the rack1 gene encoding guanine nucleotide-binding protein subunit beta-2-like 1: MTEQMTVRGTLKGHSGWVTQIATTPQYPDMILSASRDKTIIMWKLTRDETNYGIPQRCLKGHSHFVSDVVISSDGQFALSGAWDSTLRLWDLTTGATTRQFVGHTKDVLSVAFSADNRQIVSGSRDKTIKLWNTLGVCKYTIQDEGHSEWVSCVRFSPNSSNPIIVSCGWDKLVKVWNLANCKLKTNHIGHTGFLNTVTVSPDGSLCASGGKDGQAMLWDLNEGKHLYTLDSGDMINALCFSPNRYWLCAATGPSIKIWDLEGKIIVDELRQEVISTNSKAEPPQCTSLAWSADGQTLFAGYTDNLIRVWQVTIGTR, encoded by the exons ATGACCGAGCAGATGACCGTGAGGGGGACCCTGAAGGGGCACAGTGGATGGGTCACCCAGATCGCCACGACGCCCCAGTATCCCGACATGATTCTGTCGGCGTCCCGAG acaaGACCATCATCATGTGGAAGCTGACCCGTGATGAAACCAACTATGGCATCCCCCAGCGCTGCCTGAAGGGCCACTCTCACTTTGTGAGCGATGTTGTCATCTCCTCAGATGGACAGTTCGCCCTGTCCGGTGCCTGGGACTCGACCCTCCGCTTGTGGGATCTCACCAC CGGCGCCACCACTCGCCAATTTGTTGGACACACCAAGGATGTTTTGAGTGTGGCCTTTTCTGCTGATAACCGTCAGATTGTGTCTGGATCCCGGGACAAGACCATCAAGCTATGGAACACTCTTGGAGTCTGCAAATACACCATCCAG GATGAGGGCCACTCTGAGTGGGTGTCCTGTGTGCGATTCTCCCCCAACAGCAGCAACCCCATCATTGTCTCCTGCGGCTGGGACAAGCTGGTTAAG GTGTGGAACCTGGCCAACTGCAAGCTGAAGACCAACCACATTGGCCACACTGGCTTCCTGAACACAGTGACTGTCTCTCCTGATGGCTCCCTGTGTGCATCTGGTGGAAAG GACGGCCAGGCCATGCTCTGGGACCTGAATGAGGGCAAGCACCTGTACACCCTGGACAGTGGTGACATGATCAATGCCCTCTGCTTCAGCCCCAACCGTTACTGGCTGTGTGCCGCCACTGGCCCAAGCATCAAGATCTGG GATTTGGAGGGCAAGATCATTGTGGATGAgctgagacaggaagtgatcagCACAAATAGCAAGGCTGAACCCCCACAGTGTACTTCCCTGGCATGGTCTGCTGATGGACAG ACCCTGTTTGCTGGCTACACTGACAACCTGATCAGAGTGTGGCAGGTCACTATTGGAACACGATAA
- the LOC118112480 gene encoding nucleoside diphosphate kinase homolog 5-like, with the protein MEPNSLRRIYVERTMALIKPDAIHRSEEIEDVILKSGFAVLQKRKLQLSPEQCSDFYADQYGKFFFPNLTAFMSSGPIIALTLARSNAVAYWKILMGPVNSPKARETHPECLRAKYGTCDLKNALHGSESFHAAEREIKFMFPNSVIEPLPPRAETEEYLSKYVNPTLVRGLTQLCKHKPLNPCVWLADWLIKNCPNKPQICDGAAVEGRKKEKNT; encoded by the exons ATGGAACCGAACTCATTGCGTCGCATTTACGTAGAGAGAACCATGGCTCTCATTAAACCAGACGCCATCCACAGAAGTGAGGAGATTGAAGACGTTATCCTCAAATCGGGATTCGCTGTGTTGCAG AAGCGGAAGCTGCAGCTAAGTCCAGAGCAATGCAGCGACTTCTACGCAGACCAGTATGGAAAGTTCTTCTTTCCCAACTTGACTGCCTTCATGAGCTCTGGCCCTATCATCGCCCTGACGCTGGCCCGCAGCAATGCTGTTGCATACTGGAAGATCCTCATGGGGCCTGTCAACAGCCCCAAGGCTCGAGAAACTCACCCAGAATG ccTTAGAGCAAAGTATGGCACTTGTGACCTGAAGAACGCACTCCACGGCAGTGAGTCATTTCATGCAGCTGAGAGGGAGATCAAATTCATGTTCCCAAACT ctgttaTTGAGCCCCTTCCTCCGAGAGCAGAAACCGAAGAATACCTGAGCAAGTATGTGAACCCAACTCTGGTTCGAGGGCTCACTCAGCTCTGCAAGCACAAGCCACTCAACCCCTGT GTTTGGCTAGCTGACTGGCTGATCAAAAACTGCCCCAACAAGCCTCAAATATGTGATGGAGCAGCTGTGGAAggcaggaagaaagagaagaatacATAA